A genomic segment from Pyrodictium occultum encodes:
- a CDS encoding type IV secretory system conjugative DNA transfer family protein, protein MIAMIISRIISSITNHISKLRRSRSWASGIARVGGLCVTNIGSGISGVVAEVKGDELCFKKLFSDRLSLIDSRICGIFILYRRVRSSYAARLLESKILTYEVELERNPENMRARVKLDTLREIYRTIVERDEPVEPSLHIMVCGGPETIVDVYRGVADSLALLGCKLRPKCVSVNFLKSFNKRVIQPRGLILGKFWELVDYLDSMTRYVESAFVPIGYDILLGRIVGIPLWDDTGARHTVVVGPTGRGKTSLAALVAVLSSLLHNATVVAVDPKGDLWSLLSWSGLAVHVEVESSRDAAYLASRILRALGESVGGIVVVDIRYLSEGEKYLHLETALSDAFSLLQGVGRRSLLIVDEFWRVKESYVVRKIVREGRSSGISLMLVSQQPEDFGPDVWSNSSNSVVFGSHDETYLESIKRLSGMASQDVSFIRRLGVGEALVQYHGSRRALPVRVLQAPITVKNPGVGGTGSWGRVRYGQAADSAAQR, encoded by the coding sequence GTGATAGCTATGATAATTAGCAGAATTATATCTAGTATCACTAATCATATATCTAAACTACGTAGGAGCAGGAGTTGGGCCAGCGGGATAGCGAGGGTGGGAGGGTTATGCGTAACAAACATCGGCTCTGGTATCAGTGGCGTTGTTGCTGAAGTTAAGGGTGACGAGCTCTGTTTTAAAAAGCTCTTCAGCGACAGGCTCAGCCTTATTGATAGCAGGATATGCGGCATCTTCATACTATATAGGCGTGTTAGGAGCAGCTACGCAGCTAGGCTGCTTGAATCTAAAATACTAACTTATGAGGTAGAATTGGAAAGGAATCCCGAAAATATGCGTGCACGGGTGAAACTGGATACGCTACGAGAAATCTATAGGACGATAGTAGAGCGCGATGAGCCTGTTGAGCCCTCCCTCCATATAATGGTTTGCGGGGGGCCAGAAACCATAGTTGACGTCTACCGCGGTGTCGCAGACTCCCTAGCGCTGTTAGGGTGTAAGCTCCGCCCTAAATGTGTTAGCGTAAATTTTTTGAAAAGTTTCAATAAGAGGGTTATACAGCCTCGCGGCCTCATTCTGGGCAAGTTCTGGGAGCTAGTGGATTACTTAGACTCTATGACACGGTATGTTGAGTCAGCGTTTGTGCCTATAGGCTATGACATCCTCCTGGGACGTATTGTAGGCATCCCGCTCTGGGATGACACTGGGGCGAGGCATACAGTTGTTGTAGGGCCTACCGGAAGGGGCAAGACGAGTCTTGCAGCACTGGTAGCTGTGCTCTCTTCTCTGCTGCATAACGCTACAGTGGTGGCGGTGGATCCCAAGGGTGATCTATGGAGCCTGTTATCCTGGAGCGGCCTAGCCGTCCATGTGGAGGTTGAGAGTAGCAGAGATGCAGCCTATCTTGCTTCTAGGATTCTTCGCGCCCTCGGCGAGAGCGTAGGAGGTATTGTGGTTGTGGACATACGGTACCTAAGTGAGGGGGAGAAATACCTGCATCTCGAAACAGCTTTGTCAGACGCCTTCTCGCTACTGCAAGGCGTTGGTAGAAGATCGCTCCTCATAGTCGACGAGTTCTGGCGGGTTAAGGAGAGCTATGTGGTCAGGAAGATCGTGAGGGAGGGGAGGAGCAGCGGTATTAGCCTCATGCTGGTCTCCCAGCAGCCGGAGGATTTCGGCCCCGATGTATGGAGTAACTCAAGCAACTCGGTGGTGTTCGGCTCTCACGACGAAACATATCTCGAGAGCATTAAGAGGCTTAGCGGGATGGCCTCTCAGGATGTCTCCTTTATCCGCCGTCTAGGGGTTGGAGAGGCGCTTGTGCAGTATCATGGCTCGCGGAGGGCTCTCCCGGTGAGAGTCCTCCAGGCACCGATAACAGTTAAGAATCCGGGTGTAGGCGGGACGGGCAGCTGGGGTAGGGTACGTTATGGGCAAGCGGCTGATAGTGCAGCGCAGAGGTAG
- a CDS encoding 50S ribosomal protein L2: protein MGKRLIVQRRGRGSPLYRSRPWLHPAPARYPPLVPVTLRGRVVELVHDPGRWVPLAHVVLENGEEFWIPAAEGMYVGQIIEVGPDAKPSNGNILPIGKIPEGTQVYNIEVRPGDGGKLARSSGAYGIVLGRSGNKTIVQLPSGKVKEIPNDARATVGIAAGGGRPEKPLLKAGAAYYKWSAKPHVWPRVRGVAMNAVDHPHGGGSHQSPSFPTTVSRNAPPGRKVGHIAARSTGRRKG, encoded by the coding sequence ATGGGCAAGCGGCTGATAGTGCAGCGCAGAGGTAGGGGGTCGCCGCTATATCGTAGCAGGCCCTGGCTCCATCCGGCTCCAGCCAGGTATCCGCCACTCGTGCCGGTGACGCTCCGCGGTCGTGTAGTGGAGCTAGTGCATGATCCTGGCCGCTGGGTTCCTCTAGCTCATGTGGTTCTTGAGAATGGCGAGGAGTTCTGGATACCCGCTGCTGAGGGCATGTATGTGGGCCAGATAATAGAGGTGGGCCCGGATGCCAAGCCCTCCAACGGCAACATCCTCCCTATTGGCAAGATACCGGAGGGCACTCAAGTATACAATATAGAGGTAAGGCCTGGTGATGGCGGGAAGCTGGCCCGCTCCTCCGGCGCTTACGGCATCGTCCTCGGGCGTAGCGGTAATAAGACGATAGTCCAGCTGCCAAGCGGCAAGGTTAAGGAGATCCCTAATGACGCCAGGGCTACTGTAGGCATAGCTGCTGGGGGCGGCCGCCCCGAGAAGCCGCTGCTCAAGGCTGGTGCAGCCTACTACAAGTGGAGCGCGAAGCCGCACGTATGGCCACGCGTACGCGGCGTGGCAATGAACGCTGTGGACCATCCCCATGGCGGCGGTAGCCACCAGAGCCCAAGCTTCCCAACCACCGTATCGAGGAACGCTCCTCCAGGCAGGAAGGTTGGCCACATAGCTGCACGCTCCACGGGCCGCAGGAAGGGGTAG
- a CDS encoding 30S ribosomal protein S19, with amino-acid sequence MKKWLETLPPEWLKFRYRGYTLEQLLSMPMDTFIKLLPARQRRSLLRGLTDAQRRLLWKIRRARQKILQGKKVVVKTHVRDMIILPEMVGMTIAVYNGKEFIPVRITPEMIGHYLGEFSPTCRQVQHGEPGLKATRSSLHVALK; translated from the coding sequence ATGAAAAAGTGGCTTGAAACGCTCCCGCCCGAGTGGCTTAAGTTCCGTTACCGCGGCTACACCTTAGAGCAGCTCCTCTCGATGCCTATGGATACTTTCATAAAGCTGCTCCCCGCGAGGCAGAGGAGGAGCCTCCTACGAGGCCTTACCGACGCCCAGCGCAGGCTCCTATGGAAGATACGGCGGGCCCGCCAGAAGATCTTGCAAGGCAAGAAGGTCGTGGTCAAGACGCACGTGAGGGATATGATAATACTGCCCGAGATGGTCGGCATGACCATAGCCGTCTACAACGGGAAGGAGTTCATCCCCGTGCGCATAACACCCGAGATGATAGGCCATTATCTCGGCGAGTTCAGCCCCACCTGCCGCCAGGTGCAGCACGGCGAGCCGGGTCTAAAAGCTACGAGGAGCAGCCTCCACGTAGCCCTCAAGTAG
- a CDS encoding class I SAM-dependent methyltransferase, with amino-acid sequence MASKKPIKAVMRERYNVTSSGYDELYRNEQYEKYRLAMRLLEPRGKVLDDGCGTALLLEYLYTTGMLGGLLYYICLDLSPGMLRVARRRIASLNLGHLVECIEADAENIPLRSKSIDYTFSFTVVDLVEDKARALKEMDRVTKLYTIVTSLKKAHQFARKIPKYGLYAGETSKDYVFIRKSSQGLCRLIPHHGSRWSAYRALFTAPRQSPSLTSRYFLTALLTIS; translated from the coding sequence TTGGCATCCAAGAAGCCTATAAAGGCAGTGATGCGGGAGAGGTACAACGTAACCAGCTCTGGCTACGACGAGCTTTATAGGAATGAGCAGTACGAGAAGTACAGGCTCGCTATGCGCCTCCTAGAGCCCCGGGGAAAGGTTCTCGACGACGGCTGTGGCACAGCCCTCCTCCTAGAATACCTATACACTACCGGCATGCTGGGAGGACTCCTCTACTACATTTGTCTAGACCTATCTCCCGGGATGCTTCGGGTCGCTAGAAGGCGCATAGCGAGCCTGAACCTGGGCCACCTGGTTGAGTGCATTGAAGCTGACGCGGAGAACATACCCCTACGCAGCAAGAGCATAGACTACACTTTCTCGTTCACTGTGGTAGATCTAGTCGAGGATAAAGCGAGAGCGTTGAAGGAAATGGACAGGGTGACTAAACTCTATACTATAGTGACCAGTTTGAAGAAGGCCCACCAGTTTGCCAGGAAGATTCCGAAATACGGGCTCTACGCGGGAGAGACCTCGAAGGACTATGTCTTCATACGTAAGAGCAGCCAGGGGCTCTGCCGGTTGATCCCTCATCACGGCTCTAGATGGTCAGCCTATCGGGCCCTCTTCACAGCCCCTCGGCAGTCTCCAAGCCTTACATCCAGATACTTCTTAACGGCGCTCTTGACCATATCGTAG
- a CDS encoding AAA family ATPase, protein MSGPETSGWDNQEAEATAIREVLHEAGEQVSESIEEKVASIYADVVEKHKRKPVRDVDKMTEILKKEYRLLVDKKTVTLTVAAFLAGRPVLFEGPPGTGKTEIGEAILSLWAGKPALVIPCSENYDEYRVIGDFHPLMALRYGFNEKSFIPRPLLAAMILDTGVLVDEIRRSNEEFQNLLLDVIDKRRIIVPELRRVFRAKGEGFQVIFTSNPEDYAQGELSDAFLRRVVRIPFNYPPPELEAKIVRLRYDADAELDSGLLKSMIEVVNLLRQKAAYKPGPADTVLWARIAGRLAALRGRRQAAVRDVVEAATIVLYKRVNEEEIVDEVLEKVFGLRP, encoded by the coding sequence ATGAGCGGCCCGGAGACCAGTGGCTGGGATAACCAGGAAGCTGAAGCTACGGCCATAAGAGAGGTCCTACACGAGGCAGGTGAACAGGTAAGCGAGAGCATTGAGGAGAAGGTTGCGAGCATATACGCTGATGTCGTGGAGAAGCATAAGAGGAAGCCAGTGCGCGACGTAGACAAGATGACCGAGATACTCAAGAAAGAGTACAGACTACTCGTTGACAAGAAAACCGTGACGCTAACAGTGGCGGCCTTTCTCGCCGGCAGACCCGTGCTCTTCGAGGGGCCCCCAGGCACGGGTAAGACAGAGATAGGCGAGGCAATACTCTCCCTATGGGCTGGGAAGCCTGCACTAGTGATACCATGCAGCGAGAACTACGACGAGTACCGCGTCATAGGCGACTTCCACCCATTAATGGCGCTGCGCTACGGCTTCAACGAGAAGAGCTTCATACCCCGGCCGCTGCTCGCCGCAATGATACTCGACACGGGGGTCCTCGTAGACGAGATAAGGAGGAGCAATGAGGAGTTCCAGAACTTGCTGTTAGACGTTATAGATAAGCGTCGTATAATAGTCCCAGAGCTGCGCCGCGTCTTCCGCGCCAAGGGAGAGGGCTTCCAGGTAATCTTCACCAGTAATCCCGAGGACTATGCGCAGGGAGAGCTAAGCGACGCCTTCCTAAGAAGAGTGGTGCGCATACCCTTCAACTACCCCCCACCGGAGCTCGAGGCTAAAATAGTAAGGCTAAGGTATGACGCCGATGCTGAACTCGACTCCGGGCTACTGAAGTCGATGATAGAGGTGGTTAACCTGCTGCGGCAGAAGGCAGCCTATAAGCCCGGGCCAGCCGACACCGTGCTCTGGGCCCGCATAGCCGGCAGGCTGGCAGCCCTCCGGGGCAGGAGGCAGGCAGCTGTAAGAGACGTTGTCGAAGCGGCCACCATAGTCCTCTACAAGAGGGTTAACGAGGAGGAGATAGTTGACGAGGTCCTCGAGAAGGTATTCGGGCTGCGGCCCTAG
- a CDS encoding VWA domain-containing protein, which translates to MTRSSRRYSGCGPRDGLQDPRELALRVAVEARRKGLRISTAEIVEASRLLALYTAVAGFKPQSPEEIAFVLASVYAKRAGEERIVREAVEELFGRRQAGNPARRIEEEIERDLQSLGLYYGAKLRRRDYASSSRARSAYARLRLLGIIRKGRKGEYVVSSSQARRMIDSLARRYGGYREAVRDAIKQGIKRNGSLIATMGVDVLNYIDLRDFSVDELVKLYRYAGRDKQLRRIVSRLIADKVGRGEHYTSAESVYEILRREGVLSQHHLRNILERNPRLAEKAARDFGREALLDIAAEMARHDREGAVEVALRALGARSSRRGALSEILERNEPGLLSSIGEAPDEVLDTLNTVATAKSYLLKGLSDPTGAALEYAEYELGRAVARWEEIRKNYHGRIVDIIESEMLQLRQLLEAARRGDAYTILKGMVRHMDAFGALKLLHEVYSSTGDGRLRNYALMLMKKLWREARARYGLRPSRRTRFSPVQGRLHVRRTLANLVRLNPSPLVRRAKYALRQYVVVVDKSGSMKPYAVYAVLVASSLAASIRRLVVFDENVTVYNNLSRLYPLRVVDLIFSTKFSGYTDIVSALQQAAAGLNPGHLVLVSDLRQTVAASARVEEVLEGLWRRGWWITIVLPPRYDVEVAQRIQSYARLHVVRSAEDVARVMMRIVRA; encoded by the coding sequence TTGACGAGGTCCTCGAGAAGGTATTCGGGCTGCGGCCCTAGGGACGGGCTCCAGGATCCCCGCGAGCTAGCGCTACGTGTAGCAGTCGAGGCGAGGAGAAAGGGACTACGCATATCTACAGCCGAGATCGTGGAGGCCTCGAGGCTCCTAGCCCTCTACACCGCGGTAGCCGGCTTCAAGCCTCAGTCCCCGGAGGAGATAGCCTTCGTACTAGCCTCCGTCTATGCTAAGCGGGCGGGCGAGGAGAGGATAGTGAGAGAGGCTGTGGAGGAGCTGTTCGGCCGCCGCCAGGCCGGGAACCCTGCAAGGAGGATAGAGGAGGAGATAGAGAGGGACCTCCAGAGCCTGGGCCTCTACTATGGCGCCAAGCTGCGCCGTAGGGACTACGCGTCCAGCAGCCGGGCCCGAAGCGCCTATGCCAGGCTCCGCCTCCTGGGCATAATACGTAAAGGCCGCAAGGGAGAGTATGTAGTCAGCAGCAGCCAGGCCCGCCGCATGATCGATAGCCTCGCGCGGCGCTACGGGGGCTACCGGGAGGCAGTGAGGGACGCCATAAAACAAGGCATTAAACGCAACGGCAGCCTCATAGCTACAATGGGTGTTGATGTACTCAACTATATAGATCTTCGCGATTTCAGCGTAGATGAGCTGGTGAAGCTATACCGCTACGCGGGCAGAGACAAACAGCTTAGGCGCATCGTGTCCAGGCTAATAGCAGACAAGGTAGGCCGGGGAGAGCACTATACGAGCGCTGAAAGCGTCTACGAGATACTCCGTAGAGAAGGAGTACTGAGCCAGCACCACCTGCGAAATATACTCGAGCGAAACCCCCGCCTTGCCGAAAAGGCTGCCAGGGACTTCGGGAGAGAGGCGCTTCTCGACATAGCAGCAGAGATGGCTAGGCACGACCGGGAGGGGGCGGTAGAGGTAGCCCTACGCGCGCTGGGCGCCCGCTCCTCCAGGCGGGGTGCACTGTCCGAGATCCTCGAGAGAAACGAGCCAGGACTTCTCAGCAGCATAGGCGAAGCCCCCGACGAGGTGCTGGATACCCTTAACACCGTGGCTACCGCGAAGAGCTACCTTCTGAAAGGCCTCTCCGACCCAACGGGCGCAGCTCTCGAGTATGCCGAGTACGAGCTTGGCAGGGCGGTGGCGAGATGGGAGGAGATAAGGAAGAATTACCATGGAAGAATAGTGGACATCATAGAATCGGAGATGCTCCAGCTCCGCCAGCTGCTGGAGGCGGCCAGGCGTGGAGACGCGTACACCATCCTAAAAGGCATGGTCAGGCATATGGACGCCTTTGGGGCGTTGAAGCTTCTCCACGAAGTGTACAGTAGCACGGGAGACGGGAGGCTGAGAAACTACGCACTAATGCTCATGAAGAAGCTCTGGAGAGAGGCCCGAGCCCGCTACGGGCTAAGGCCATCTCGGAGGACGAGGTTCAGCCCCGTGCAGGGCAGACTCCACGTACGCAGGACGCTCGCAAACCTGGTGAGGCTGAACCCCAGCCCCCTGGTGCGCAGGGCCAAGTATGCTCTGAGGCAGTATGTGGTAGTGGTGGACAAAAGCGGTAGTATGAAGCCCTACGCGGTCTATGCGGTGCTTGTAGCGTCCTCCCTGGCGGCAAGTATAAGGCGGCTAGTGGTATTCGACGAGAACGTAACGGTCTACAATAATCTTAGCCGCTTATACCCGCTGCGCGTGGTCGACCTGATATTCTCAACAAAGTTCTCCGGCTACACCGACATAGTGTCGGCTCTACAGCAGGCAGCAGCCGGCCTGAACCCCGGTCACCTGGTGCTTGTAAGCGATCTCCGGCAGACAGTGGCGGCCTCTGCACGCGTAGAAGAGGTTCTTGAGGGCCTCTGGCGCCGCGGCTGGTGGATCACAATAGTACTCCCGCCGCGGTACGACGTGGAAGTGGCGCAGCGTATACAGAGCTATGCCCGCCTACACGTGGTGCGCTCGGCAGAGGATGTGGCTAGGGTTATGATGAGAATAGTCCGCGCTTAG
- a CDS encoding YkgJ family cysteine cluster protein, whose amino-acid sequence MARGLPVFKCLFCEHCCYFSEEYEMPVVYPWEKRRLEEIASVLGAKLSFKPLQVYMDDEGNCAVALYRWVIRGFCPFFDRATKRCRIHEDKPLACKMYPILLEMPSGNLLVSGKCDWVKKQGPQLMERLAARPNDIPRVFPSEFEAAKKAFIEFLTIASFTKAHRLRPVNVNKLEDCKSVVDMDDYMARFE is encoded by the coding sequence ATGGCCCGCGGGCTGCCTGTATTCAAGTGTCTCTTCTGCGAGCACTGCTGCTACTTCTCCGAGGAGTATGAGATGCCTGTAGTGTACCCCTGGGAGAAGAGGAGGCTTGAGGAGATAGCCTCGGTGCTGGGCGCCAAGCTCAGCTTCAAGCCGCTCCAAGTCTACATGGATGATGAGGGTAACTGCGCTGTCGCCCTCTACAGGTGGGTGATAAGGGGATTCTGCCCCTTCTTTGACCGGGCCACTAAGAGGTGCAGAATACACGAGGACAAGCCTCTTGCATGCAAGATGTACCCGATATTGCTGGAGATGCCCTCCGGCAACCTCCTCGTATCTGGGAAATGCGACTGGGTTAAGAAGCAGGGCCCCCAGCTCATGGAGAGGCTTGCCGCACGCCCAAATGATATACCCCGCGTATTCCCATCCGAGTTCGAAGCTGCCAAGAAGGCTTTCATAGAGTTCCTCACAATAGCCTCCTTCACAAAGGCGCATAGGCTGAGGCCGGTAAACGTTAATAAGCTAGAGGACTGCAAGAGCGTTGTAGACATGGACGACTACATGGCGAGGTTCGAGTAG
- a CDS encoding putative RNA uridine N3 methyltransferase — protein MAALPAPPRRLELVAAVPASYLSTEHTLLLKTVKAGILARLLAVFRVTRLIIYVDRAGVERDAELLREILEYIATAPYLRKLLYPLKPELRYAGVLPPLQLPTHGVGGPRAGEVREALVIRDLGDAVVLEAGLGRPVRCRKPGRLHSRRVLVEIISLEPPRIRILQPGEERVYTGFTVKLARGLRGALEATRGLLRIATSRLGEAVTPEKLRRDSLEARARGGVAVLLGAPDAGLHEMARREGMVLEESVDRIYNTVPLQGTRTVRVEEALAATLSILNLFLE, from the coding sequence ATGGCTGCCCTGCCTGCTCCTCCCCGCAGGCTAGAACTCGTGGCCGCGGTTCCAGCCTCCTACCTTTCCACAGAGCATACCCTCCTCCTCAAGACGGTGAAAGCAGGGATACTAGCTAGGCTGCTAGCCGTGTTCCGCGTCACCAGGCTCATCATATACGTGGACAGGGCAGGGGTTGAAAGAGACGCGGAGCTGCTAAGAGAGATACTGGAGTACATAGCGACAGCACCTTATCTCCGGAAGCTCCTATACCCGCTCAAACCAGAGCTACGGTATGCGGGCGTCCTTCCTCCCCTCCAGCTGCCCACCCACGGGGTTGGAGGCCCCCGTGCTGGTGAGGTGCGCGAGGCGCTCGTGATACGCGATCTCGGCGACGCAGTGGTGCTCGAGGCAGGCCTCGGGAGGCCGGTTAGGTGCAGAAAGCCTGGCCGCCTCCACAGCAGGAGAGTGCTGGTGGAGATCATCTCATTGGAGCCGCCCCGGATCCGCATCCTCCAGCCGGGGGAGGAGAGGGTCTACACGGGGTTCACAGTGAAGCTGGCCAGGGGGCTCCGAGGCGCGCTGGAGGCCACCCGGGGACTCCTGCGGATTGCTACAAGTAGGCTGGGGGAAGCCGTGACTCCTGAGAAGCTGAGGCGCGACTCCCTGGAGGCTCGGGCCCGGGGAGGGGTGGCGGTTCTCCTAGGGGCGCCCGACGCGGGACTTCACGAGATGGCGAGGCGGGAGGGCATGGTGCTGGAGGAGTCGGTGGATAGGATATACAACACGGTGCCGCTTCAGGGAACCCGTACGGTACGCGTCGAGGAGGCGCTCGCCGCCACCCTATCCATACTGAACCTCTTCCTGGAGTAG
- a CDS encoding 50S ribosomal protein L3, with protein MGARKKHAPRRGSLAVRPRKRASSIVPRVKSWPNVESENPLPLAFLGYKAGMTHVFVIDDEPGSLTHGREIFVPVTIVETPPMIVTAVRVYGYDPNIGLYTLGEAWAQPETLEEKYKLGLNRVIPRLRFPDAEKAVKKLEEKLGSVYDVRIIAATQPRLVGGLSKKKPDLIEIKIGGGKGIEDRFGYAVKLLGNPLDVRSVFREGQLVDVIAVTKGKGFQGVIKRYGVKELPRWHKHRKGSRSGPGSRGPATTFSWSEVPQPGQMGFHRRTEYNKRILRIGDNGLEVTPSGGFPHYGIVRSTYVMLAGSIPGTPKRPIVLRHPVRPSWTPESAPKITYISLQSKQGN; from the coding sequence GTGGGCGCAAGAAAGAAGCACGCGCCTCGTAGGGGCAGTCTAGCTGTAAGGCCACGTAAGAGAGCTTCAAGTATCGTGCCGCGGGTTAAGAGCTGGCCTAACGTAGAGAGTGAGAATCCTCTGCCACTCGCCTTCCTAGGCTACAAGGCGGGCATGACCCACGTATTCGTCATAGACGATGAGCCTGGCTCGCTCACGCACGGCAGGGAGATATTCGTGCCCGTCACGATAGTGGAGACGCCGCCCATGATAGTGACGGCAGTCCGCGTCTACGGCTATGACCCCAACATAGGCCTCTACACCCTCGGAGAGGCCTGGGCCCAACCCGAAACCCTTGAGGAGAAGTACAAGCTCGGCCTAAACCGCGTTATACCCAGGCTACGGTTCCCCGACGCCGAGAAGGCTGTTAAGAAGCTCGAGGAGAAGCTTGGCAGCGTATACGACGTGAGGATAATAGCTGCGACCCAGCCTAGGCTCGTGGGCGGTCTTAGCAAGAAGAAGCCCGACCTCATAGAGATAAAGATAGGCGGTGGCAAGGGTATCGAGGACAGGTTTGGCTATGCGGTAAAGCTCCTGGGCAACCCCTTAGACGTTAGGAGCGTATTCAGAGAAGGCCAGCTAGTCGACGTGATAGCGGTTACCAAGGGTAAGGGCTTCCAGGGTGTAATAAAGAGGTATGGCGTAAAGGAGCTGCCGAGATGGCATAAGCACCGTAAGGGGAGCCGCAGCGGTCCCGGCAGCAGGGGCCCCGCCACCACCTTCTCCTGGAGCGAGGTGCCCCAGCCCGGCCAGATGGGGTTCCATAGGAGGACGGAGTACAACAAGAGGATACTCCGGATAGGCGACAACGGCCTGGAGGTAACCCCATCCGGAGGCTTCCCCCACTACGGCATAGTGAGGAGCACCTACGTCATGCTCGCCGGCAGCATACCAGGCACCCCCAAGAGGCCAATAGTGCTCCGCCATCCTGTCAGGCCCTCTTGGACCCCCGAGTCCGCCCCCAAGATCACGTACATCAGCCTACAGAGCAAGCAGGGCAACTAA